ACCTTTTTTTGAATCTACTTGAAAACGGAAAGGAGAGCAAGGTGGCGAAATCAGTGGGGAGAAACAGAGCAGAGCCGTGGAGCGCGACTTTAAATGGCGGATCTCGCCGGAATTGGTGAATGAGGGTTTCTGTTGGCGAGGGAGACAATGGTGTGTACGGCGAGTCGAGAGAGAGCAGTGGCAGCGATTTGTGCCGTGCGAGAGTCTGAGAGAGGGTTTCAATTTGTGCAGTGAAGAAAAAGAGAAGGGTTTGGGCTAATTCATGGCCTATGTTAAAAATGAAGAGTGAATAATACTAAAAAATAATTGGGCCGTAaaataatattccctccgtccacgaaataaactcctacttgctcttaaatatttgtccacgaaataaactcctactctgcttttaggacaattataccctcccttgcttttaaatttactacacttttatctattgggcccactttattccaccattaattatgtaattagtctcccctaaactaaatattattattattattattattattattattattattattattattattattattattattattattattgttattattattattgttattattattattgttattatccttattattatttttattattatttttattattatttttatttttattgttgttgttgttattattattattattattattattattattattattattattattattattattattattattattattatccttattatttttattattattattgttatttttattgttgttgttgttgttgttgttgttattattattattattattattattattattattattattattattattattattattattattattattattattattattgttattgttgttgttattattattattcttattattattgttgttgttgttgttgttgttgttattattattgttattattattgttattattgttattattattattattattattattattatccttattaatattcttcttcttcttcttcttcttcttcttcttcttcttcttcttcttcttcttcttcttcttcttattattattattattattattattattattattattattattattattattattattattattattattattattattattattattattattattattattattattattattattattattattattattattattattattatctttattattcttattattattcttgttgttattattattattattattattattattatccttattattattattattattattattattagtatccttattattattattattattattattcttattatccttattattattattattattattgttattgttattgttattgttattgttattgttattgttattattattgttattattattactattattattattattactattgttactattgttattgttattattcttattattgttattattctattattattattattattattattcatattcttattattattattattattattgttattattattattattatccttattatttttattgttattgttgttattattattattattattattattattattattattattattattattattattattattattattattattatcaaattgctagttaaagattagtaaaagtaataacaatacataaacactacccttttagtcttttacaccacctttacaccatctttttcagctttcttagtcttcgtgccgaaccccaactgggagtttatttcgtggacggagggagtaaaagatTAGCTCGCTTAAATTACATTGACTCAAATTCTTCCATTCGTCCAAtctatatacttttttttttatcaataaaaaattcattaaaaaactggggtggtactaggagtaccaaaaacatcaaacaAGTGGTGCGAACTCGTCCaatctatatactatataaaagACCAGTTAAACGGTAACTTATTCCCGctaaaacacaaattttttccGCTAAAATTGAATATGATAGTTGTAAAAATTGAAACTCTTACAAAAACTGTGGCAGTTGTCGAGAGTTCTTcaaaattttctcaatttttcagAAACCAAACCCATCATCCCTGCAAAAGAAAACCATTCAACCTTTCTCCAAAACTTTGAACGAACTTAAGTTTTCAAATCGGATTATACCAAGAAACCTccttttaaacaaaataaaaaaagaaaaattcaagATTCACCTACCCATAAATAGGTACAATTTGAATAGCAGATAAATAcaacaaaattcaaaaatcGTGGATAAAGAAGAACGAGAAGAAAAAAGGGGAAATTCGAAGCCCTAATTCAGTTATTTGGCTGTAGTTGTGAAAGTCGGACGAAGGCACTCACACAGAGCCGCGGAGGTCAGAGAGGAGCAAgaaatttgtattaaattttctctctcctctcatttCTTCCCTCcaaaattttgttatattgatagtttattttgctcaaaatgagattgactgaaatgatttattttataatctataaatttaattatattattattatacaatgctcattaagttgatttaccgttatatacattattttaaatcaaatacttatatttaaattaacactCCATCCGCctacgatatcgtttccactttgtgGATGATATTAGTTATAAAAAGTGGTGAATAATAGTCCATAATAGTGGGTATTGTTGttagtggagtttgggtctcaCTATTGTGTTTTTTTAGGGGtgggtcccactattgttgtgagtggagtttgtgaATCTCActgctataaatgaaagtgaaaatgatattgtggacataccaaaatgacaaaagtgaaaTTGATATCGTGGACGAAGGGCGTATAATTTTTTCGTTACCAATTaatctaattcataaataatgacACTTTGATAttttaacataatttaaaattttaaaaaataagtaaatatatcATGgctcgtgcatcgcacgggaggccATACTAGTTGAGATGGGAAACACAGTCGAACAGGAACAGATAACGTTTCGTTTTTGTAGCTATGGAGTTAGTGAGCTCTCCCGCTTATAGTGCTCCACTTTGAACTCACACTGACAGCGGAAGATACGGCGGCGATGTGTATCGCAATATACCTGTGAACCTGAAGAAAGCCTAAAATGAAGGAATTTGCTTTGCAGTACAACATTCCCCTCCCTCCCACCACAAAAATCGGAATTTTCCATCGGAGAACTTTTCCCCTTTTTCAGTCCACTAGGAATAGGGGTGTAAATTACAGCTCTGCCGCCGCTGGTAGCCggataaaatcaaacaaacctCCACAAGTAGAAGAATTCGAAGATGGATTGTGCAACAGTAGGTATTACGTGCGGAGTAAAGATGAGGAAGATGAAGTGGAGGAAGACGAAGAGACGTCGTCTTCGATGTTGCTGTCCTTGAGCATGAAGCCCGACAGGAACATGTCTTTGCTGGACGATTACGAGATGGAAGAGATGGATTACGTCTCCGACGACCCCAATCACCGGAGCGGATACGTGGCGGTGGTCGGAAAGCCCAACGTTGGAAAGAGCACGCTCTCGAATCAAATGATTGGTCAGAAGCTGTCCATCGTCACCGACAAGCCTCAGACAACTAGACATCGTATTCTTGGTATTTGCTCTGGCTCGGATTATCAGGTTTGGCTTCTCGCTCGTTTTGATGAAGATTTTGTTTGATATTGGGTTTTTGTAATAGTTTGAGGAATTGATGGTTGATTAGTTTGCTGCTGAGTTGTGTTTTTCCGTTTATGGTGTTATATTTCTGTGTAGCTGATTCCATGTAGCGGCTTGAAATTGTGAATCAGACAAACAACTTTAATAGTTTGCGCCATTGATGTAACTTTTGGGATTCTGCGTAGATGATTCTGTATGATACACCGGGTGTTATTGAGAAGAGAATGCATAAGTTGGATTctatgatgatgaagaatgtgCGAAGTGCTGCCATCAATGCAGACtgtgttgttattgttgttgatgcCTGTAGGGCTCCTGAAAAGGTATTCCTTTTTCGTTTTTTTGAAGAAACTTATAGTTTTTGCCTTCTTTAACTAGAACTGCTTATCTGCTATCAGATTGATGAAGTGTTGGAACAAGGAGTTGGAGACCATACGAATAAGCTACCTACCTTGCTGGTTTTGAACAAGAAGGATCTTATCAAACCTGGTGAAATTGCAAAGAAAATCGAGGTATAAATTGCTCATTTCTGTTAGTATTCTGATATATTTAAGGAGTTTATCGATGCTTCCACTTCAGGAAGTATCTTGATACATATTAAACTTTATAATGAAAGCATGGTTGGGTACAGTGAGTGCAGTGTGCTAGAAATAGTTGTCCTTGTGTGACATTGTCTAAGATTTCTATTATGCAGTTTCGGATTTCTTCTGTTATGTTCATAGTTTCTTCCTCAAAATCAGTACGAGGCAATAGGCATCCATGCTTGCAGTAAATGATTATGCATAGGAACATGGTTTACTAATATTATGATGCGCTCTTGCAGTGGTATGAGAAGTTTACAGACGTTGATGAGGTCATACCCGTGAGTGCCAAGTTTGGCCACGGAGTGGATGATGTCAAGGAGTGGATTCTATCTAAACTTCCTAGAGGACCAGCTTATTATCCTAAGGTGAGTGTATTATGCTTCCAAGTACTTTCTTTGGGAAATTTTGCTTATGGTAGATTTCCAGAAGGTGGAATTGTAGCTGGAATTTGGAAAGATTGGCTTTCATCTCTTTAATCAGTCATACCTACACTACATTTGAAATAAAGTTTATTACTTGTCATCAGGATATATCTAGTGAGCACCCCGAAAGGTTTTTTGTGGGTGAAATTGTCAGAGAAAAAATCTTTATGCAGTACAGAAATGAAGTCCCTTATGCATGTCAGGTAAACCTACACTTGAAACTGTTCAAATTCTTGAAGATATTGTCTTATATGATCCGCTGCAACATTTTGTACAACTGCACAGGTTAATGTTATTAGTTATAAAAGTAGGCCTAATGCAAAAGATTTCATTCAAGTAGAGATTGTTGTGGAGAAGAACTCACAGAAGATTATCCTTATTGGAAAGGTAATCTTTTCTTTCCATAAATATTGACCATCACCTTATTTTCTAGTATTATCTTCTGTTCTGATTTCTGTTAGATAGAGAAGCAATAAATGGTACCACTTCCTTCTTTCCGTAACAGTTTGGTTTCTTAAACTATTATCTGATAGACTCATACAAGAAGCTCAGCTGCATAGTATTGAATTTGCCAGCATTCTTGAGCGACTAAATCCATTGTCGACTATAATTAGGAAGGAAAAGCTTTGAAGGTACTAGCAATAGCAACACGGCTAGATATTGAAGATTTCTTGCAGAAGAAAGTTTTCCTTGAGGTATGAACTATTCCAATCGGGCAATCTCTAATGTCCTTCGTTCTCAAGAACATCATTTTGAAGCAAAAAAATCACCTGTGCAGATAGAAGTGAAGGTAAAAGAGAACTGGCGACAGAATGAAGGACTGCTCAAATACTATGGCTACGGTGGTCAAATACAAGCTTTGTGACATACATACCCAACTTCGATCCATACGTGTAAGCAAATCATCGTTTCTTATTTGCTGCATTGCTGTTACAACGTTTCCTATTGATTATATCATATGTTGTGTTCTGTTCAGTGCATAGAGTCTTGTTGCGCATATTTCCAAGGCTCTAATTGAGATAAGAAATTGAGGAATACTAGTGAAAGGGGCAGTTATATTTGTAGGCAAGGTGTCCCTGTATCATTAAATCATGTTGGAAGAAAGATAAAGCCAAAGGCGCTGTTTGTGTATTGGTCCATCATTTGGCATCAATCATAGAAGGTGGTGGTGGTATTTGAACAATTGGAAGgctcttgaattttgaaatgcTAATTTATTCCTATCGATGTATTTGATTTTTCAAGTTCATTAGTATCATTCATTTTTGAAGGAAAGTGAAAAAGGCTACTCGAACCCCAACTTATTAGTTAGAGAGAAAACGTGTTACGAAATGAGTTGGGCTTCATCCTCATGCTCAATTCTTATTCAACCAAAATTAAGTGATTTTGAGAGGACATGGAGTGATGAAATGTTGATCACAAGTTAGTGTGTGTGGGGGAGTGAGTAGTGAGGGGTGGTCACGTGGTTGGCTGCAGACATCATGCTACATGTCTTCACATATTTGGTGCCGCTCATCACGCCATAATTAATACATAGCCCCATGCATTCTTACTTTACTTTTCGTTAACCGCCAAGTTTTTTGGGGGAAAATATCTTACATACAAATAGTCATATTGTGGATATGAAAAAAAGGgtaaaaaagataaagaaagcAATGTGGAGAGAGAGCCAAAGATGGTTGCTTTACTGTGTCGGTTTTATTGCTTTACTGCTTCActaaaaataccaaaatgtTGGTTTTctcaatatattaattaaaatatgtcaTAAAAGTTGGATAAATATAAATGGCGATTATATTAGCATTTTTCTATCATAACTTCGGTTTTTCATGAAGGGCGTGTTCTCTTTTCTATTGCTTTAGCATTTTTGTAAGTTTAGTGGTTCACTcttcttgaaaaaaaatatatgaaaagatAGAGGGATGAGTTAAATTGAACTTCgtccgtcccattaataatgaTTCGCTTTCTTTTTGCATCTGTCTCATTAATAATAGTTCATTTCAAAAAAGAAGTATGAAAGGAGTAACCGCAAAGAAAAAAGTATTGAtggatttcaatattttctcttttatCTTTTCAATTACATATTAAGCATCATATGTGTTGGTCGGGTTATTTGGAAATGAGAtggatttcaatattttctcttttatCTTTTCAATTACATATATAGCTGCATGTTGCTCTACCCAAATGTATTGATGAGATTCCaacttttaatattttagtCACATACTTAGCTAATTTATAAACTACGATGAAACACAGTTTATATTATTAAGACGATTCACTTTTAATAAGTTTGAGGTTTGAGTCATTTAAAAGAACTAAATGAATGTGAATGTTTAATTCTCAAAACAATTAACTAATTACAATTGGGCCAAGTAACCAACTAAGCCATCCAATAAGGAttgaaaaatgcataaagttagCGAGAAAATTAGAGAAATATTATATTCCGATAAGAAAAAGTAGTGATGGCTTTATCATTAAAgatgtcttaaattttatttttttaagcttcaaaatgactcattgaaaaatcattaattggagaaccattatcgattttctttaaaaataaaagtaaattgaagagtttaattttgtagtagcacgtttatttaaatttactgaaattgtatacattttatttttgaaaatgaacgatacatatctcatgttaaaccctttatttttccactttccaattgataaaaaaaattggatacGTTGATAGGAACTTTGTTTTAATAattgtatttaaacaaaatgaccgcataaatatgatttaaatatatgtattcgaaaactatattaaactataGTTAtattatctatatctatatatatatgaaaaaggaGTTTTTAACGGTAAAATATTACcgccattttttaaaattaatctcaaTCCATTCAAATTAGCAAACTTTGCGTTACATATGCTTGTGTTGAGTTTTTTGCGGAAGTTAATCATGCTCCTGAATTATCGGCAAAATGGATGAGTTATTAGAGTatcatttaaataataataatgtctAGCACCCTATCTACCACTCACAACTaggaatttatttattttatttattttttgtttctttaaaACTAAGACATTTTATATTGTTACCTTAGTTTTGGGCCAACTTATAATACTCcgtataatataatattttactaCATAAAAAAGTTTGATCTAATTGATTGTTTACATAAGGTTAAATTAATTAcagtttttttaaaattgatctAATTGATTAttctatatttaataaaattgatctAATTGATTAtactatatttaattaaattacagtttcttaaaatttaaattatcattaatttaACCTTCATTGCATTTGATTTGTCTAAAAAATTCAgattcataattttaaaatgtttttcaTGTAATATTTTACAACTTTGATTCATATGTATGGAAGTGATCATTATTATACAAACTACAATTATCGTATGAAATGAGTCCATTATGAATTCGCTATGAAACATTGTAATTTGttgtaaaaattatgaattcatgGTACATGATTTGAACCCTGCACCATGAATTCATTTAGCAAAGTCATGAATTTATCGTAGATCTTCACGATCTAATTAAAGGTtgaaaaattattcttattttatatgattGATACATGGACTCATTGGATGGTGAAGATTAAACCTTTAACGCAGAGGATGTTCACCCATTGAATGTCTCAAAGGaactttatttttgaaattgatatttaaacaaaataaccGAGTAAATATGATTTGAATATGCtttcaattaaaagaatatgCTTTCCCCATCCttgaaacatcttcctaagggaGGCgatacaagttttaataaaagttcagttgtatatttgatgagtggagaaGTGGTCCCATAAAAAGTAAAAGTTGTAAGGGTAATAAACTAATAATTAGTggaattgtttccaaaaataggaAAATGTTTTGAAGATAGacaaaaatggaaataaatgaagatgtttcaagaacagatggagtattaaatTATATGCAATTAGTAATTTTTTACATCTCAGGATATCTAATTATTTCTACTTGCTTTTGATTTTTGacgaatttatatatttatatttattctcaattaaaaacaattaatttatatttcaagtaatgaaattttaatatgTGTTTTCTAATTAAGGttctttattgagtaattggTGTGAACtaagttatttaaaaaaaattaattcacacttatatatatatatatatttatatttatttaaaatattatttaatttcgatgaTCGCCGTGCAACGCACGGGCGAAGATGCtagtataatactccctccgtccacgaaagaacttcctatttttctatttcgggacgtccacgaaagaacttcctactttttcctattttgggacaatactCCACCAAAGACAATTCcccaccactcaaataacattaattaaaacaacacaataaattattaatactttttcacaattcccaatacactttacaaccttttctccactctcaatacactaatattttattaaaacccgtgccactccctcctaggaagttctttcatggacggagggagtataaaagaccAGTTTAACAGTCATATTTTCCCGGCAAATTTCTAGAAGttatttttccaaaattttaggCATATTTGAAAAAACGTGAATTTAACAACAATTTAGTTTCTTCTTAATCGTCGAGAAGATGATATTTTGAATAGAAAATGTCAGTCGATATGCTTAAGCAAAGCAATTGAGCGAATgtgttttctcaaaaaaaaataaaaattgaacaaatgtgtACTGCATAAAGAACTTTTCTTGCAAAAATTGGAAACGGATCTGCCGCCGGAGACGTCTTGAAGCAACGACGCTAGTCGATTCCCTGAAATAGGGAAATAATtagagatttattaatttaaggtATTAAAACcataaaatagagaaaaagaaaagagattgAAGAAAGGGATGACAGCAGCAGCCGTGAGCCACCGCGGCGTGGCGACGACCGCCGGCGCTGCATGCGCCGTCGCGGCTCGCAGCTGCCACTGCAATCTGgacagagggagagagagatcaagagGGGGCAGAAAGAGAGAGATCGAAAGGGACCAGAGAGGGGGAAGAGAGAAGGGACATACCTGGGATGGAGAGGCCGGTGGTGCGTCGGAGACGGCGGTGATGCGGCGGGCCTTGCCGGAGGGACGAATCTCAGAGGCGAAAACAGAGGCAGAAACCGTAAAAGTTGGGAATCGTCCCAATTTCACAACTATTAATTGTTTATGGAAATTAAAAAGAAGAGGGTGAAATTATTGTACAAacgaagaagaaagaagaaggtgaagaaaaagaaaaagaagaaggtgaagaaaaagaaagacaCGAAGctgtagaaaaaaaaaagacagcatgaagaagaagaggaggatgCAGCGGCGGGTTTGTattgaaaatgataaaattgtGTAGGGCATTCACGGTTCCTTTTTCATATTCtttatattatttgtatttaattatgAGCTTTTAATCCCTCTAAAAAATACAATGATGGGcttctaataatttttttttgaagcggaTGGGCTTCTAATAATATTACATAAGTTGCCCAAAACTATTATGTTAGGCATgttaataattcattttaatttaattaattaaagatcTAAAATTATTTAACTATGTGTGGGATattgattaaaattatagaACTTTAGATATGgcttataattatttatttattgtttgtgtttgtgtatgaaaatatatatttatttttgtatagcGCCTAATACTCTATAGTTATAATGTGTGATGTCAAttataactagcatttgcacgtcgtgcaatgcacgagaaaCATTTTTCaaattctatatttatataaattgataaaactcaattattatatttataaatataataaaaaataattttaactgaatatatttgagtttaatatatattaaaaaaataaagaaaattacacaataataaaaattgatattatgaaaaggcaaacacaaagttaaaaaataaaaatgaaaattgaaattgaaatatgtctttttaatatatta
This DNA window, taken from Salvia miltiorrhiza cultivar Shanhuang (shh) unplaced genomic scaffold, IMPLAD_Smil_shh original_scaffold_327, whole genome shotgun sequence, encodes the following:
- the LOC131004148 gene encoding GTPase ERA-like, chloroplastic isoform X4, whose translation is MKEFALQYNIPLPPTTKIGIFHRRTFPLFQSTRNRGVNYSSAAAGSRIKSNKPPQVEEFEDGLCNSRYYVRSKDEEDEVEEDEETSSSMLLSLSMKPDRNMSLLDDYEMEEMDYVSDDPNHRSGYVAVVGKPNVGKSTLSNQMIGQKLSIVTDKPQTTRHRILGICSGSDYQMILYDTPGVIEKRMHKLDSMMMKNVRSAAINADCVVIVVDACRAPEKIDEVLEQGVGDHTNKLPTLLVLNKKDLIKPGEIAKKIEWYEKFTDVDEVIPVSAKFGHGVDDVKEWILSKLPRGPAYYPKDISSEHPERFFVGEIVREKIFMQYRNEVPYACQVNVISYKSRPNAKDFIQVEIVVEKNSQKIILIGKEGKALKVLAIATRLDIEDFLQKKVFLEIEVKVKENWRQNEGLLKYYGYGGQIQAL
- the LOC131004148 gene encoding GTPase ERA1, chloroplastic isoform X1 codes for the protein MKEFALQYNIPLPPTTKIGIFHRRTFPLFQSTRNRGVNYSSAAAGSRIKSNKPPQVEEFEDGLCNSRYYVRSKDEEDEVEEDEETSSSMLLSLSMKPDRNMSLLDDYEMEEMDYVSDDPNHRSGYVAVVGKPNVGKSTLSNQMIGQKLSIVTDKPQTTRHRILGICSGSDYQMILYDTPGVIEKRMHKLDSMMMKNVRSAAINADCVVIVVDACRAPEKIDEVLEQGVGDHTNKLPTLLVLNKKDLIKPGEIAKKIEWYEKFTDVDEVIPVSAKFGHGVDDVKEWILSKLPRGPAYYPKDISSEHPERFFVGEIVREKIFMQYRNEVPYACQVNVISYKSRPNAKDFIQVEIVVEKNSQKIILIGKIDEVLEQGVGDRTNKLPTLLVLNKKDLIKPGEIAKKIKWYEKFTDVDEVIPVSAKFGHGVDDVKEWILSKLPRGPAYYPKDISSEHPERFFVGEIVREKIFMQYRNEVPYACQVNVISYKSRPNAKDFIQVEIVVEKNSQKIILIGKEGKALKVLATAARLDIEDFLQKNVFLEIEVKVKENWRQNEGLLKYYGYGGQIQAL
- the LOC131004148 gene encoding GTPase ERA-like, chloroplastic isoform X2, which gives rise to MKEFALQYNIPLPPTTKIGIFHRRTFPLFQSTRNRGVNYSSAAAGSRIKSNKPPQVEEFEDGLCNSRYYVRSKDEEDEVEEDEETSSSMLLSLSMKPDRNMSLLDDYEMEEMDYVSDDPNHRSGYVAVVGKPNVGKSTLSNQMIGQKLSIVTDKPQTTRHRILGICSGSDYQMILYDTPGVIEKRMHKLDSMMMKNVRSAAINADCVVIVVDACRAPEKIDEVLEQGVGDHTNKLPTLLVLNKKDLIKPGEIAKKIEWYEKFTDVDEVIPVSAKFGHGVDDVKEWILSKLPRGPAYYPKDISSEHPERFFVGEIVREKIFMQYRNEVPYACQIDEVLEQGVGDRTNKLPTLLVLNKKDLIKPGEIAKKIKWYEKFTDVDEVIPVSAKFGHGVDDVKEWILSKLPRGPAYYPKDISSEHPERFFVGEIVREKIFMQYRNEVPYACQVNVISYKSRPNAKDFIQVEIVVEKNSQKIILIGKEGKALKVLATAARLDIEDFLQKNVFLEIEVKVKENWRQNEGLLKYYGYGGQIQAL